TATTCTTGCTTTGCATTTGGTGCATTGGTTTGAGCTCTCCACCTTGATTAGTTCGAGTGAGAGTCCGtgagcttgttactcttggaggTTCTTCTCCTACACGGCTTAGTGGTTGTTGCCCATGTGACCTCTTCGTGGAGATTGTGAAGAGGCCCGAGGTTCCCCTTTGTGGGCTTTGTGAAGTGGTTGTGGAGCTTGCATCTCCggagtggaggaagaagctagCCGCCTTAGTGATTGAGCTCCTACTTTGGTGTGGGAGGCTCAAGGAGTAGGGTGTGCCCTTTCACGGCTATTCGGGTTACCTCTTGTGGTGCCCGCACCTCTCCAACGGTGATTAGCTTCTTAGGAAGTGAACATTGGGATAAATCATCGTCTCCGTGTGCCTCGGGTATTCCTAAACCGAGTTCATTCACTTGTGCTTAATTTGTGATAGTCATTGTGCTTGAAGTCATATATTATCTTATATATGCTTTGTGCTATCTTATATATTGTGCTAACTTGTTGTTTATTAAGTGTTCATCTTGTTATTGCTTAAGTTGTTGGTGCACTATAGTTGAGCCTAGCATATTTAGGATTTGTGCTTGAAAATATCCAACTAGTTTAATTCCGCATTTAGGATATATAAAGCCAAATCCGTAGAAGTTTTAAAACGCCTATtcaaaccccccccccccctctaggcGACATCGAGATCTTTTCACGTAGCGCCCTTGCTGGCCAGAGCCGCTGTCGACCGGGGGAGTCGCTGCCTGCCATAGGCCGCATCGCGGGCCCTTCCTCCCGCTGCCCATGCGCAAGCATCTTAGCTCGCAGGAGCCGCTGGCCACAATGCGCACCAGTGTCCGGGGCCGCCGTGACGACCTCGTCGCCTGTCGTCGCTGCGACTTGCTGCAGAATCTGCCGTCgcgggagaagaagaggcaaTACAGTTATggttttttgaatttttttcactttagaaattgttttttttcgaaaaggagggaataCCCCAAGGCTCTGCATCGACCGATGACTTTAGAAATGGTATTCTTATGTGTTACAAGTATGTATTTTTCGCGAACGCTAGGTGTCTGCCAGGGCATAAAATTCTCCGATCCGCCGCCTCTAGAGCCGTTAGCTAGATGAGCGCCTCATACCGTCTCCGTCCGATCACCCATGTGAATCAATCCCCGCAACACATCTCCCCTTCGTAGCATCGTCGGCAGACCTcgcaccaccgcctcctccccctcgtAGCATCAGTGGACTAGCCTCACAGCATCAACGCATCCTCTTCTCGCAGCACCCTGCCTCTGCCTTGCAGCCCCGTCGGCCCCCCTTGTAGCACCACCATCGGCCCCTCGCCGTATCGACGCCCTGGAGTCGCAACGCGTTGTCTCCTACTTGCAGCAACGACGACCACCACTCGTAGCATCGTCGGCCCTTGCTTGCAACATCGCCAGCCAACGCTCGCAACACTGCCATTGCGGCCGGAGCTTGCGACTGCCACAGCTCGCAACACCAATGTCATGTCCTCGCCGCACCCACGAGCATCGCACGCAACATCGCTGGCGCCCTTCTTCGCAGCACTGTCATCACCGCCACCTGCTTGCAACAACCACGACCATCGCTCGTAGCATCGCCCGCCCTCGCCCGCAGCATCGCGGACCATCGGTTGCAGCACCGCTACGGGGGCCATGGCAGCTAGAGATTCCTTGCGGCGATCGCAAGACCACGGCCCGTAGCATCGATGGCCCAGCCTTGCAACACCCATGCCCACCGCACGCAACATCGTCCCCGCCCCCACTTGCTTGCAGCAGCGGACCACCGCTCGCAGCATCGTCAGCCACCATGGGAGTCACCGACACGGGAGAAGTAGTGCGTTTTGATTTTTCGATGTTGCAAGTGATGTTTGTATAGGCTAAAAGCATGCATTTTTTGCCCGTACACAACGACATTATGTTGCAACGATTATGGGTATGCTGTGAGAGATTTGTCTCTATGATGCAAATGCTGCATGCTAAACTATTATGTTGCGATGAGCTTTTAGACCAACGTTGCGATGATATTTCAAAAATATTGGATGCGAAAGTTTGATGTTGCGATGATCGGACGTAACATTGCGACtcattttctgaaattttaatATGGGTATTTTTTTACCAGTAACATGGGTGTTTGATTACGAGCATAGCCAGATACACGTACATGTCCTAATAGTTGATCGATTAATTGATCAGGCTGCGCATGCACATGCACCAGCCATGCATGTTGTCGATACAAACGGCTGGACAAGCCAAACCATCCATACACGATCAGATAACTATGGCTTGCCGAATCGTGTACACACACGTACATGCTCCATGTGATTCAGATCACAGGCGGTGCGCGGAACGATAGAAAGATTCATTAAACTAAATCGGACGTCACAGATCTATCGAATCTTGTGGCTACGAAGGAGCCCCAGATCCAGCCGACTGACGCGTAGCCCGACCCCGTCTCGTCTCCCAGGAGGCGAACGGGGACccaaccctagccgccgccagcttcctcccccatctcctcctcgccgcggtgGCGGTGGGCCCCCGTCTGCCTCCAAAGGTGGTGGTCGGGGTGGATGCTCGTGGCGTTGTCTTCTtcgcggcgagcggcggcctTCGGCGCAGCGGGCGGCCTGGCTGGGCTGTAGCAGAAGCGAGGGCGCAGCGCGCGCCGTCGTGGGGGCTCACTGCCCGGTGGCAGGCGGCGGTTGGCCGGGGCAGCGGCATTCGGCTGGATCTGGGGCTCCTCGCCTGGATCCGGGCGGTTGCGGCTCCCTCGGCAGCAGGTTCGGTGCTGGCCGGCCTGGGTCTCTGGGGCGGCGCCCCCTATGGTGGTTTGTAGTTCCCCTCCCTCGCCGTGTGGGTGGCCGGCGGCTTAGGCCGTTGCTGCCCTCTTCCCCTTGGTCCCCTGTTGCCGTCCCTGCCTTGGATGGGTGAGGCTGGGTGAATACTCGGGCCGGTGTTCGCTGGCTCCTGCAATGACGACGCCTGCGGGTGCCGTTGCCCTTGTTGGCGGCATTGCGGTGCCCTCTCCCTCAGAtccgggtgaaaaccctaggtCCTGTGGACCGGACAGCGGCGGCACGCATGTGTCGCAGGCTCCTTGGAGACATTGTCTTAGATTTGTATACTCCTTGCAGTTGGGGTGGCGTTGGTGGATGGTGGGGAGCATCTCCTGGCTTCCCTCTTCGGTTGTCGTCGATCCTATGTTCATGCTTCGTGAAGAGCTCCGTGTTGTCTCAGTTGTTCGGTGCCTTTCGACGACGTGAATGGCCAGTTCTATTCGCAATCCTCGAGGTTGTCCTGCGGCGGTCAAGGTTCGTGTGCGGTGAGATCTCGACTTCGCAAGGCCCTTCGACAACGGTCTCGACGGCGTGAGGTCCTTCGACCATGCCGGTTACACTCGTTGGCCTGCTACTCTGTTGGCCGTGGTGAAGACAGTTGAGTTGGCGTAGTTGCTTGTGTGCGTTGCTGTCTCGGTGTTGTGTGGCCCTTCGATGGCATCAGGAGTACTCCTCTAGCGATGCATGTGTGCTTTGTTGTGGCGATGATCGTCGTGTAAACCTTTTCGGATTGCTCTGTTATTCTCTGTAACTCTTCTTCTTAATATATTGAAAGCAGCGCTGCTGCCTTTCGTCAAAAACAAGCTCATATAATATTTGTTGAATACACATAGAGGACATGCTGCAATTTTGATATGtttcaaagttttttttttcacatttgAAACATCATAAAGTCATCCGAACATTTTCTCCTCAAAACTCATTGCAACAAATAATTTGCCACACGCAGCATCAAAAACTTGACGCAACACTGGTCCGAAAACTCATCGATCGTAGCATAAAAAATCTTGATGCAACATTTGAAACATCGAAACAAATCTCCTTGCAGGACACACATAATCGTCACAACATAATGTCCTTTTGTACGTAGCAAAAAAAAGCACGCTTGTAGCATTTAGAAACACAGTCACAACATAGAAAAAACATCAACCTCTTCTTCTCTGACGGCAGGTTTTGCCGCACGGTGCGGTGGTGGCGGACACGACATCGGCGGCGTGCGGTGTctaggaagaagaagaacagtgACAAGAGATTTTTGGTGACATGTACTAATTACGGCTTTTCtcgtttcttctctttttattttatctcACCGTTACAAGCCAATGTGATCCACTTTGTGCACGTGCCATCCCACGAGCGCAGATCGATCGGGCATGCCCCAGCGAAGGATTCGGACGTCTAACAAACTACAGACACGGGCGGATCAACGAGATCAAGGGCCTCAATTCTATCTACTCGGCATGCCCTGCACAATCCGCGAGATCGTGCCGTTATTTAAAATGGGAAATAGCTAACAGATAATCCTACCGCGGCAGAGCTGGGTTTAGTTAACAAGGGTGGCCAGTGTTGTTATAAGGCGGCAGCCATCAGTTCTGCGAAGGAGGCGTCCGACGGTGACAGGAGCAGGGACGGAGACAAGGAGGGGCGCCGGAAGCCCCCTataaaatttgttttttctaatttgtaCTAATTGGCTCATCAACAATTCCTTAAAAATTGGTTAGCTTTCTAATTTCGTGCCCCCCTTAAGCCCAAATCGCCCCCTCATGTTGAATTTCTGACTCCGTTCCTGGACGGGAACTGATGGTGTTGAACCGCGGCGCCTAGCCAGCAgttgcggcgacggcggcaatGGCCAGCGACGGTGTGGCTGCAGACGAGGACAAGGCTGCAGTGGCGCCGTGCTGTGCTGAGGGACGAACGTGgccgtggtgctgctgcgttGCTTCGGTGGCTGCTTCCTGTAGCACAAGAGAAAGTCGCACGACCCGGCCGGATGGAAGCAAAGCAAACTGACCAGGAGATCAGACGGCTAGATGCAGCAGATCGAACGGCTCGCTAGGGGGCCGATCGGTGCGCACCCTGCGCCCGGCCGACGCCTAGCGCgtcacttctttttttggatGGAGCCGAATTGTATAGGAGAGTAAAAAACCGCATGCGggccatttttatttttattttgttttttgagggGAGCATGCGGGCCAATTAGTCCGGATACAATTGCGGGTGTGATTGAGCTGGGCCAGTCCACGGTGGGCATTTGCGGCGGCTGACCGAGAAGGATTCTGATTTCAACCTTGCACCAAGCCCCAGCCCAATTAGGCTCACCCAACCGGATTCGGAATTCGATTCCGTCTCAACCTCGCGCAAACCAAGCCCATAAAGAGGCCTGCCCTGCCCCAAACCATGGCCCGGCTACAACCAGGCGAGAGCGACATCTCGTTTCTTCcccagaaacaaaagaaaagcaggCGAGTGCCATACCGTTCCCAAAGGCGATGGCGATGCTCCGATCTGCCATTGGAATTGCACTCCGGCGGTCGGCGACTGTCTCTCGCTTCTTCAGCAGCGTTAGCCAGGGATGCAGCGAGGCAGCCGCTGCtgtccggcggccggcgctggcCTCTAGAGGCTTCACCAACGGGGGACGCGGCAGCCCTGGATGCAGAGATATCACCGGGGTAGGTACCTCGACTCTATCTGTTTTTTAAGTAGGGGAGTCGCTGTGTTGGATTATTCAGTATGACTTGCGTATTTCTTTAAGCCCGCATGCTATCAATTAGGTCGGATCGAATGGATATGTACTCCAGAGCTCTTATTAGGTCTCGTGTTGCTGTAGACGAACATTGTTGGAATCTGCAAATGGAAATACTAGACTGAATCCTTTTGTTATTCTTCATCGAAAAAATGGTCTTTTGTTATTCCTGCACATGCACAACAATAAACCAGCAGATTGTTGAGTCCGAAATGAGGAATTAGGGTGAACAGCATCCTATGGAGATAGGGCTAGTGAGTGCCATGGAAATATGCTGATCCAGGGGAGCATTGTTCTTGTGTAAATCTCAAACTTAATCATTCATGTTTGGGATCAAAAGGAATCTAGACATCTAGTACCTCTGTACTGTcctaattttgttttgggtCTGTCTAATTATTTCCATTCCCCTTTAGGAGCCTATTTGGTTAAAGTAACCTATCtatattcctttttttttacaaaacgGATACAGTGATCCATTTATTGCCAAAGACGGTTGCGCGGAGCTGCCCTGGAACAAATCCAGGaaagcaaaaaacaaaagaggtgggggggggggggggcagaaCAAACtaaaaattactccctccgatccataataagtgtctcagacttagtacaaaatccgagacacttattatggattggagggagtaacaactAAAAACAAGGCTAAAAACTACTCAAGGGACATCGTTTTGATTGTTCAAAATTTGTCTTCTTATTCACATCGCAAATTTACTGGACCAGAGAGCAGTGGATGGTATCTTGataaattagtactccctccgtcccatattaagtgactttctatacatgtatctagacgctttttaagcatagatacatccttatttgagcaaatttgaatcacttaatatgagacagagggagtagtacaataGCTCTCCATCTAGCCGTTGATAAAAAAGTTGGGCCACCCCAAATTTTGTTAGAGCCTTTAAAATGTATAAATTGCAATTTTCAGCTTGCTTGGTAGTATTATGTGAAACAAGTTTGACAATTTTGTTCAACTCCTATTATTTCCAGAGTAAGATGTCTTCATATGCAAGTGGTGGATCCAAGGGAAATGAAGGTGGCAGCAGTTCAAAGGTGTTTCAGCAGCAAGACTCCACCTGGTACATACACCTGACCTGGTACTTTACAAATGTGATGTAGTGTTTGTGGAGAACAATCATGGCTAGAATCTGAAGTACAGAGTACTAGACTTAGTGATCCAGTCCAATCTTCTCGGTTTCTGTAGTTATTTGGTGGTCTTGCGTGTAGAAGTGAGGTTTTTGGTGGGATTATTGTTGGGTGCGTTGTGATGAAGATGGcaacaaaattattttgtggAAAAACAGTCATTGATACAGATACAcaactactcactccgtccggtattaagtgtcgcaaaCATTATATGAGAAAAAGTTGTGACACTTAATAccggacggagtgagtatttcAGATAGGCCACATGTCGACGCAAACATTATATGAGAAGCCCCTTGCATACTTATTTGGGAGAGGGGTGGCTGTAGCCTGTAGATGCTCACTTGTTATTTGAACCTGTTActgtatttttcttgtttacaATTGTTTTCCCAATTTGCTGAGTTTGGAGTTTTAACTGATCTACTGATGCTGGCTTATAGGTGGAATGTTTTGTTTTGCGGCATCGGCGCCGGAGTAATGCTTACGGTACAACACAAGGTGGGAGTCCAGCAAGACGAAAAATGGAAACGTGACAGGACGCACAAGACTGAGACGCCTTCATGGATGATGGACAAGGAGAAGGCGGAGAATGTCGTGAACTCGTGGACTCGATGCTAGCACGGTGTCTGTCTGGTTTCCAGTACTGCAATGTAAAATAGTTGGCTATGTGGTAAATAGAAATAAATGTGTAAAATTGCATGatttaatcaaaattaagATAGTGGAGTCCTGGCATGTAGAAagaattttgcagaaaagtgCCAAAGTTACACGGATGTCTATTTTATCGAATTTCTTGAATCTGGCTAGCCCTGGGAGGTTCCTGCCTGTAGAATTTTACAACAGCTGCTACGACCAGAAGCCCAGAAGACACCGGTCTCGGGCGCCGAGTACGCGTCGTACCAGGGGAGCACGAGCCGGCCGCCGGGCGATGCTGAAGGTGACCGACGAGGTGCCGGGCGGGTTACCGCCGGGACGCGCACACGCAGGTGTACAGGGAGCAGTGGGGCAAGACCCCGGGAGCCgggaaggagcagcagcagagcgaCGCGGACTGCACGCACTGGTGCCTCCCCGGCGTGCCGGACGCATGGTACGAGCTGCTCTACTGGAagctcttcttccccgccgccgatgACCAGGCGCTCTGACCAAGGTCGTACAACGTGTGCCTCTGCTGTGCAGCGTGCCGGCGTCGTTCTTCTGGCTAACATCGTTCGGTGTCGTTACGGCTTGTGGTGTGCTGCACGCGACGGCGCCGCTGGACACGCCGTGATTGTAATCCGTTTCCCGTTTTTGACAATATAAGTGGTATAAAATGCAAGTTCCCTGGCttgcctctttttttttatatggaCTGCTTTCTTGTCCATCTTGTCAAAGTTTTCGTGGCCATTTTCATTGTTGCAGATgctggaattttttttatataattcTGACCGGATTATGACCTGCTGTGTTATGTAAGAAGCAAACCCATGTAAAGGCATATATAGGTAAAATGCCAACAGATACCGGTAGCCGAAAACGATAGAAAAGCTGGGTTAAAGAACCCATATAGGTATGAGGCTAACATATATCAGTAGCTTTAAAACACCCGTGATGCAGCCTTCCTATCCCGGCCCCCGCATTCAAGCAATTCTTCCACACTCTTACACTTATTTCTCCCTTTCATTCAAGAAATTCCGGGGGTTGGTGGTACCCCTCCGCAGGTGAACAAGTGCGACCGTGCCCTCTTCTCCGCCTCCACCGTGGTGCATATTGAGGACGGTCGTAAGGCCACCTTCTGGCTCGACTCTTGGCTTGATGGTGTCGTTCCCAAGATCATCGCTCCTACCATTTTTGCCATCACTAGGAAGAAGAACCGCACTGTTCATGATGATATCACCGACGGGGCTTGGATCCATGCCCTAAGGGGCAAGATCTCCAATGAGGTGCGGCTTGACGAGTTTGTCTCCCTTTGGTAAAGGCTTCATGTTGTGGTCTTGCACCCCGACACCCTCGATTCCATCACTTGGCATTGGACCTCTGATGGCATCTACACCTCTAATTTAGCGTACAAGGCCCAATTCCTTGGCTCCATCCACGCCCAACACATTAATATTGTTTGGAAAGCAAAGGCTGAAAACAAGTGCAAGTTCTTCGCGTGGCTCCTCGCTCAGAACAAGATTCTCACTGCCGATAACCTCGCCGTTAGGGGCTGGCCTCATACTCCAGGTTGCTCCCTTTGCATCGAGCCCCATGAAACCGGGACACATATGTTCCTTTGTCCTCAGCCACTACGATCTCAATATCCTACAACAAGTCAAGCCCTCTGACTACAATGACACTATTGCGTGGTGAATTCCTGCCTCCAAGGCCATCAACAAGAACAGAAGACGTGAATTTAATGGGGTGGCTACTTACATCATGTGGACATTTGGGAGGAGCGCAATAGGCGTATATTTCAGGCTGTGACCGCCCCGGCTTTCGTCATCGCCATGATGGCCTGTGATGCTATCAACTCTCATAAGCTTGATTTCTCCCTCGTGACCGCGTAGTCGGGTCGTTTGGTGTTTTCTCTGCCCTATCGGTCAACTACGCTTGATCCGATAGGGCGGCGGTTTTCCTTTCGTTTTTGGCTTTGCCTTGTGTTGAGACCTCGGTCTCTTGTACATATACTTTCTTCTATCTTCTAGTGTTGCATGGCAGAGCTCCTGCCTTTCtcagcaaaaaataaaagaaactcCCATTTCTCACTCAACGCAATTCAATCCTGCATAATTTAGAACACCATGTATCACGGTAAAAAAGACTGCATTATCTACGTTATTTCTCACTCAACGCAATTCCATCGTGCATAATTTAAAACACCATGTATCACGGTAAAAAAGACTGCATTATCTTGTACATTTCACGTCCtttgaaaaaatatatgtaaaAATTTGGTTTGCCAGAATTCGAACCAGCAGCAAACAAGACTAGGATGCAAACCACCATGCTAGGCTGCTCATCACGCATAGAtggaggggagagagagctccGGTGGTGCACCTAGCGCCGGCGGAGGGCGTGCGGAGCTGTGTGTCCGGCGAATCCCTTGAGATCCGACAAGCTTTTCGGGTTTCCGGCGAATCCACGGTCGGCTTTCGTGTTTGTTCGTGTGGTTTACCACATGGATTCATAGAGTGAGATACTATTCCGGgctaaaaaatcatgtttatctaccacatggattcgtagagtgagagacaattccagagaaatgatgacTTCTCGATAGGAATTGGGGATAGTTATAATGTGATTTTACGAAATTTCATATTGAATGCTTATAGCTAATTCCGtgtcaaccaaacaagttggtttctgaaattcaaaatagatttcaaaattttaaaccaaaatgatgggtgccaaacgagctgttgAGTTGATGTCACTTCATCAAGGTCATTCCACGAACATAAATTACACGCACACCTGCTGATTGGTCCAATTTTTTTGGCGCAAACAAAAACATACCATAGTATCATTTTCCCCCTATGGTTGCTGGGCCGTGGCGCGAAAGCATAAAAGAAATCGCTTGGGCTCAACAAGATTGGACACCataaggcaaaaaaaaaaaagtagcgCCGCAGCTATAAGATGGCCAACATATATACCAGTGGCCCAAAACTATAGAAACGCTGGGTAATAGAACCCATATAGGTAAGAGGCTAACAGATACCAGTGGCTCAAAACAGCCCGTGGTGCAGCCGTCCCATGCCCCCGAATTCAAACAATTATTATATGCCCTTATGATTATTTCTCCCTTTCAAAAAACTATTATTCCTCACTCAACGCAATTCCATCCCGCATAACTTAAAACACCATGTATAATGCTAAAAAAATACTGCATTATCTTGTACGTTTCATGTcatttaagaaaaataaaaataaaagttagGTTTGCCAGAATTCGAATCAGCAGCAAACAAGACTAGGATGCAAACCACCCAATCAGGCTGCTCAAGACACAAATTTGGAGGCAAAACATTATATGGACGGTATTTAACGATGACTTGCCCCAGGCCCACGGCCCAATCTACAAAAGAACTCAATCTCCGCCCCAGCCCGCGAAACTTCGTATTttccccctcttcttcttccccggcaacggctAACTCGTTTACTCACCAATTCCTCCCCAATTCCTGAGCAATGGCGAGATTGTGTTTCCGTAGGCCTTCAGAAAGGTGGGAGAAGTATCTCGAGGTCTTAAAGACATTCCT
This is a stretch of genomic DNA from Brachypodium distachyon strain Bd21 chromosome 1, Brachypodium_distachyon_v3.0, whole genome shotgun sequence. It encodes these proteins:
- the LOC100820984 gene encoding uncharacterized protein LOC100820984; amino-acid sequence: MAMLRSAIGIALRRSATVSRFFSSVSQGCSEAAAAVRRPALASRGFTNGGRGSPGCRDITGSKMSSYASGGSKGNEGGSSSKVFQQQDSTWWNVLFCGIGAGVMLTVQHKVGVQQDEKWKRDRTHKTETPSWMMDKEKAENVVNSWTRC